The region GCAATCTTGACTGGTTTTTTGAAGCCGTTAGTAGAAACAGTAAATATGATTAGTGCTCCGATGCAAATTAAAGAACGAGGTATAGAATGTAATGAACGGAAAACGGCTCGTCCTTCCAGTTATGCTTTTGAGATTTCACTTCGTGTAGAAACAGACCAGGAGGCTCATACCGTTACAGGGACATTATTCCACAAGACAGATGCACGAATTTGTAGTATTGATGGTATGCGTGTAGATGCGAAGCCGGAAGGATATATGCTTGTTTGTCGGAACGAAGATAAACCTCTTGTTATTGGTCGGCTTTGTACCCGTATCGGGGAAGCGGGTGTTAATATAGCTAATCTCATGTTAGGACGCGATATTAAAGGCGGGCTTGCTCTTACCGTTCTTAATCTTGACCAACCCCTAAGCGATGAAGTCATACAAGATTGTGCAAAACTGCCGCATATTATAGAAGCCCGACTTTTATCTTTACCGGAAAATAGTACAAACAACAACTCGTAAATTTTATATCAAAAAAATTTATTCTTTATGAAATAATCGGGTTGTTATCTTTTATAAAAATAGAAGTTTTGAAATAATACACAGAGGAGAATAAATCATGTCGAAAAACTTAATTCAAGTTCCTAAAGGGGAAAAAATTATATTCAAAGATGGTGTTATTCAAACCCCTGACCAGCCTATTATTGGATTTATCGAGGGAGACGGGATAGGTCCCGATATATGGAAGGCATCGAAATATCTATTCGATTCTGCTGTGGAATTTTGTTATGGCGATAAGAAAAAAATAGCATGGATGGAACTTTACGCAGGAGAGAAAGCCAATAAATTGGCAAATACCTATTTACCAGAAGAAACTCTGGAAAAAATTCGAGAGTATCAGATTACTATTAAAGGGCCCTTAACAACTCCTGTAGGTGGTGGTTTTCGAAGCTTAAATGTAACATTACGACAAATGTTAGATTTGTTTGCTTGTGTTCGTCCTGTACGCTATTTTCCGGGTGTTCCCAGTCCTGTAAAAAACCCTGCTGATGTTGATGTTGTAATTTTCCGTGAAAATACGGAAGATGTCTATGCAGGATTTGAATTTCCTTCAAACTCGGAAGAAGCAAAAAAACTTATTCATTTTTGCAAAAAAGAATTTGGCTGGAATATAAGACCCGATTCTGGGATTGGAATAAAACCGATTAGTGAAAAAGGTTCTAAAAGACTTATTCGTTCTGCTATCAAGTATGCGTTATCTCACGGGCGACGCTCTGTTACCCTTGTCCATAAAGGGAATATTATGAAATATACGGAAGGTGCCTTCATGAATTGGGGTTATGAGTTGGTCCGAGAAGAATTTGCAGACACTGCTGTTTGCTGGAGTGATTGTAATGGAAATCCGGGAGATAAATTACTTGTTAAAGATACGATAGCAGATATTTTCTTACAACAAATATTGACCCGCCCCAGAGAATTTGATGTTGTGGCAACCATGAACTTAAACGGTGATTATATGAGTGATGCTATTGCAGCACAGGTTGGCGGAATTGGTATTGCACCGGGTGCTAATATTAATTATGAAAATGGCTATGCTATTTTTGAAGCCACCCATGGAACTGCTCCCAAATATGCAAATTTAGATAAAGTAAACCCAAGTAGTCTTATTCTTTCCGGGGTTATGATGTTTGAATATATCGGTTGGAATGAGGTCGCAGAGGTAATTATCCGTGCTTTGTCAAAGACCTATCAGGACCGTATCGTAACTTATGACTTTGCAAGATTGACAACAGGGACACAGGAAGTAAAATGCAGTGAGTTCGCAGGTGCCGTTGTTGCTCGTCTCAGCAAAAATGCTCAATAGAATTTATTGCGTCTTATTTTTTGAAAACTCCCTTAATAAAATATTAAACTTTTAGTAAATGTGTAAAGTAACTGTATATTAAATTCAGGGAGTTTGAAGTTGGCTAATAATTTTTTTAATAAGAATACGATACCGAACATAGAAGAGCGAATTGAAAAATTACACCGATTGGCAACGGCAGGGTTATGTATCAATGGTGTTATCCATGATACCAATAATTACTTAGGGGCTATTATGGCTTATGCGGAATTACTTCAGATGGATACATCACCTGGGGAAGAAAGTCATCGTATGTTGGGTAAAATTATTGAATGTGTTCAGGACTGTTCCACACTAATGAATGGACTAAATACTATCTCTCGAAGTAAAGATAATCTGGTAACTCTTGTAGAAATACCGGAACTTGTTAACACTGTACTTCAATTAAGGAAATACTATCATAAAATTTTAAAAATTTGGGTTGAAAAAGATATTGAACCTGATATGAGACCTATTGTTTTAGACCTCCCCCGTGTGCAACTGGCTTTAATTCATATTATAAAAAATGCT is a window of Candidatus Hydrogenedens sp. DNA encoding:
- a CDS encoding phosphoglycerate dehydrogenase → IDLGERLGMFQSLYTKGRPTSLQIEYAGDIRVTDTYPITSAILTGFLKPLVETVNMISAPMQIKERGIECNERKTARPSSYAFEISLRVETDQEAHTVTGTLFHKTDARICSIDGMRVDAKPEGYMLVCRNEDKPLVIGRLCTRIGEAGVNIANLMLGRDIKGGLALTVLNLDQPLSDEVIQDCAKLPHIIEARLLSLPENSTNNNS
- the icd gene encoding isocitrate dehydrogenase (NADP(+)), encoding MSKNLIQVPKGEKIIFKDGVIQTPDQPIIGFIEGDGIGPDIWKASKYLFDSAVEFCYGDKKKIAWMELYAGEKANKLANTYLPEETLEKIREYQITIKGPLTTPVGGGFRSLNVTLRQMLDLFACVRPVRYFPGVPSPVKNPADVDVVIFRENTEDVYAGFEFPSNSEEAKKLIHFCKKEFGWNIRPDSGIGIKPISEKGSKRLIRSAIKYALSHGRRSVTLVHKGNIMKYTEGAFMNWGYELVREEFADTAVCWSDCNGNPGDKLLVKDTIADIFLQQILTRPREFDVVATMNLNGDYMSDAIAAQVGGIGIAPGANINYENGYAIFEATHGTAPKYANLDKVNPSSLILSGVMMFEYIGWNEVAEVIIRALSKTYQDRIVTYDFARLTTGTQEVKCSEFAGAVVARLSKNAQ
- a CDS encoding HAMP domain-containing sensor histidine kinase, which translates into the protein MANNFFNKNTIPNIEERIEKLHRLATAGLCINGVIHDTNNYLGAIMAYAELLQMDTSPGEESHRMLGKIIECVQDCSTLMNGLNTISRSKDNLVTLVEIPELVNTVLQLRKYYHKILKIWVEKDIEPDMRPIVLDLPRVQLALIHIIKNAEENLELKEPEEDNPRTLKVVSKTENDGIIISIQDNGPKIPTTVFEKVFEQYTTTKNHYHLGLGLYITKKIIAEHDGSLEYSPENGFSIWIPFDNSKIAQLHETE